GATCGAGCATTTTAACAGAATACTAAAGAAGATAATGAACGCCACCAGCGCATCCATGCGAGTAATAAAGTCGGCAATATTGATTTGTCTGGCTGCATCCAATAATGCAAAGACCGAGAATTTCATGTTTTCCTTCCCGAGTGTGCAGATTTGCAGGAGACTAGAGAAGGTAAGCACTATGCAACTACATATCATTGAGGCTAATCCAAGCTTTAGAAATCGGCGCGGTCCCCCCACACCATTAAGAAAGACAAGAAACACAACGATTTCCCCGTAAGGGAACCATATCGAGCTTTGCCATGTTGCATTGAGAATCGGCGAGATCCCTTTGGAAAGTATGGGTAGAAGGCGTTCCGTATCGATTGAACCACTGAACCCGAGAAGAACGGCTAGTAGGACAAAGAAAAGGATAACCATACCGGATATCGGTATGGCTATTCGACCAATCGTCGGCAGGCCGGCGGACGAAGCATAAGCAATGAGGAAACTAAACAGGAGAATGAGTAGCACCTCGGGCGTATTCGCGAGAAGCGTTGTTTTGACTAATTCAATCATGTCGCGTATGTTCCGGGAAGCAACATATAAAAAATAGACGGCATAACCCAAAATAAGAAGTCGCCCCAGGAATTGGCCCCATGTCTTATATAGAAGGGAATACAAGTCGGTACTCTTCCCAGCCACTATCAAAAAGGTATAAAATATGAGCAAAACGCAGGCGGGAACAAGTGCAATGATGTCGACAAGCCACGTATCCTCGACCAATCTGGGCGTTCCAAATATAAGCGAGGTACCAAGGAGAAAGACGAACATTATTGTAAATGTATGAAATGGGTTTATGCGGGAAGTCATCATTACGTGCTCATCCCCTTTTACTCGATAACCTGAAGGCAAAACGCTTAATGATCGTGGTGTTCTTCAAATCGGACCAACCCGCCGTTAAGACGGCAGCCCCGAGAATCCAAACAGCCGAAGTATGTGAAGGCACGGAGAACAACTGAAACAACGCAGATGAGAACGACAAATGGTAAACCAGGGTGTCCAGCAATGCCAGCAACAAAGTACCCATGAAAGCTAAAATGAGAATACCGATCGTAATCAAAGATATCCCCCCCGTTATCCTGAATTACTGTTAATATGTTCATTCGAACCCACAACTATGTAACTGGATTGGTCTGCTTCGTTAAAAAGAACACAACAAAAAACCTCCCTCACCTAAAGGCAAAGAAGGCTTAGACACGTTACCTACGAAAGACAATACAAATGTGGCATCATGAATGGTGAACCTACAGTTCGCCATGATATAAGGAAAGTTATTCTCGTTTCTTCCCAACTGCACCTAGATAGATAACAAATTCTTCATCACCGTCTAATCCTAAAATCTCATCAATTAGCTTTTGATCATAGATTCCAATTGCGCAAGCACCTGCACCGATGGATTCACTGGCTAAATAGAGGTTTTGGCATACATGTCCAACATCGATGAGAATTTTTTTGTGAGCTGAAATATCATACTTCCATTCGGAGCGATAGGGTGTTGTGCTCCATGCAAACATTACAGAAGCCTTTTTTGCAAAGTTAGGGACGAAGGGCTGATCTAAAGTAATAGCATCAACCTTCTGTTCAAGTTCATCTAATTCAAACATAAATAAGAGCTTATGTTCAACAGGAAGGTATCTGTAGATTCCTTGCCCAATGCCATCTACCCGCATAATAATTAAATAAGTTTCAAAGGTGTGTGTCGCCCCACTGCAGGGTACAGTTCGCAGCGTATTTCCGTTCTTATTCATACCAGTAATCCCTTGAGTAGCCCATAATAAATAGGATAACTCATCAAGACTTAACGTTTCCGTAGAATAAAATCTTGTACTTCTTCTTTCATTTATACAATCAAAAATGTTTTCATTAGACACAACGTCTTTGCTGACCTTCGGCAAATCAATAATTAGTGAGTTCGAATCAAAAGGCTTAACAATTGGCGGTTGTGCAAGTCCTTTGATTTTATCTGTTTTTATATGTTTAAATTCATGAAAATTAGATTTTAAAAAGTCCCTTTGTTGTTCGTATCTTGTCATAACAGATCCTCCTGGAATACCTTAATAGCTTTAATTTATCATGTCATAAAAAT
Above is a window of Paenibacillus wynnii DNA encoding:
- a CDS encoding GerAB/ArcD/ProY family transporter, translated to MMTSRINPFHTFTIMFVFLLGTSLIFGTPRLVEDTWLVDIIALVPACVLLIFYTFLIVAGKSTDLYSLLYKTWGQFLGRLLILGYAVYFLYVASRNIRDMIELVKTTLLANTPEVLLILLFSFLIAYASSAGLPTIGRIAIPISGMVILFFVLLAVLLGFSGSIDTERLLPILSKGISPILNATWQSSIWFPYGEIVVFLVFLNGVGGPRRFLKLGLASMICSCIVLTFSSLLQICTLGKENMKFSVFALLDAARQINIADFITRMDALVAFIIFFSILLKCSIFLYAGTKGAAYVFRKSYKNFSLPCAILIAGYSILVSENYGEHVEEGLKYAIFWLHIPMQLVIPVVTLLLVWIRNPKGEEQ
- a CDS encoding SagB/ThcOx family dehydrogenase; its protein translation is MTRYEQQRDFLKSNFHEFKHIKTDKIKGLAQPPIVKPFDSNSLIIDLPKVSKDVVSNENIFDCINERRSTRFYSTETLSLDELSYLLWATQGITGMNKNGNTLRTVPCSGATHTFETYLIIMRVDGIGQGIYRYLPVEHKLLFMFELDELEQKVDAITLDQPFVPNFAKKASVMFAWSTTPYRSEWKYDISAHKKILIDVGHVCQNLYLASESIGAGACAIGIYDQKLIDEILGLDGDEEFVIYLGAVGKKRE